The following proteins are encoded in a genomic region of Alistipes shahii WAL 8301:
- the rsfS gene encoding ribosome silencing factor: MDKLIETIVSAIEDKKGKNIVSLDLSGFDGAICSHFVVCNADSTTQVCAIAAEIEEKVFEKLGEKVWRIEGQQNGVWVAMDYVDVVVHIFQTELRSFYKLEELWADAPLVKYEYEE, encoded by the coding sequence ATGGATAAACTGATCGAAACGATCGTCAGCGCGATTGAAGATAAAAAAGGTAAGAATATTGTATCGTTGGACCTCTCGGGATTCGATGGAGCGATCTGTTCGCATTTCGTGGTCTGCAACGCCGATTCCACGACGCAGGTGTGCGCCATAGCCGCCGAAATCGAGGAGAAGGTGTTCGAGAAATTGGGCGAGAAGGTGTGGCGCATCGAAGGCCAGCAGAACGGCGTGTGGGTCGCCATGGACTATGTGGACGTCGTGGTGCACATTTTCCAGACCGAGCTTCGGAGCTTCTACAAGCTCGAGGAGCTGTGGGCCGACGCACCGCTGGTGAAATATGAATACGAAGAGTAA
- a CDS encoding hydrogen peroxide-inducible genes activator, with protein MTIIQLEYLLAVANCGSFSLAAEHCFVTQPSLSMQVKALEEELGVVLLDRSKKPVIPTEAGEVVLEQARETIKAYNYIKEAVSELKGETAGKLRLGVIPTIAPYLLHKFIPAFVRDYPKVELEISEMITSDIVEALKRDRIDAALVASGTCGEGILEQELFNDRFYAYVSPENPLYERQNIRIEEIDLKDLVILSPGNCMRDQIIELCQARRSMPSHYSFESGSLDTLMRIVDCTSCLTIIPEMAVEYIPSDRRDRLKTLSKGATSRKIAVAVRRTYVKNSIIRALTETILANVPGAKA; from the coding sequence ATGACAATCATCCAACTCGAATATCTGCTGGCCGTGGCCAACTGCGGGAGTTTCTCGCTTGCGGCCGAACATTGTTTTGTGACGCAACCTTCTTTGAGCATGCAGGTTAAGGCGCTTGAAGAGGAGCTTGGCGTGGTGCTTCTGGACCGTTCGAAAAAGCCCGTCATTCCCACCGAGGCGGGCGAGGTGGTGCTGGAACAGGCGCGCGAGACGATCAAGGCGTACAATTACATCAAGGAGGCCGTTTCGGAGCTCAAGGGCGAAACCGCGGGCAAACTGCGGCTGGGCGTCATCCCGACCATCGCGCCCTACCTGCTGCACAAATTCATTCCGGCCTTCGTGCGCGACTACCCGAAGGTCGAGCTGGAAATATCCGAGATGATCACTTCGGACATCGTCGAGGCGCTCAAGCGCGACCGTATCGACGCGGCGCTGGTCGCCAGCGGCACCTGCGGCGAGGGCATCCTCGAGCAGGAGCTTTTCAACGACCGCTTCTACGCTTACGTGTCGCCCGAAAATCCGCTCTATGAGCGGCAGAATATCCGTATCGAGGAGATCGACCTCAAGGACCTGGTGATCTTGAGCCCCGGCAACTGCATGCGCGACCAGATCATCGAACTCTGCCAGGCCCGGCGTTCGATGCCGTCGCACTATTCGTTCGAATCGGGTTCGCTGGATACGCTCATGCGGATCGTCGACTGCACGTCGTGTCTGACGATCATTCCCGAAATGGCCGTCGAATACATCCCCTCGGACCGCCGCGACCGGCTGAAAACCCTTTCGAAAGGGGCTACCTCGCGCAAGATCGCCGTCGCCGTGCGCCGCACCTACGTCAAGAACTCGATCATCCGGGCCTTGACCGAGACCATTCTGGCCAATGTTCCGGGTGCGAAGGCATAG
- the trpS gene encoding tryptophan--tRNA ligase — MAKIILTGDRPTGRLHLGHFVGSLRRRVELQNSGEFDEIFIMIADAQALTDNADNPEKVRQNIIEVALDYLSVGLDPAKSTLFIQSQVAELCELAFYYMNLVTVQRLQRNPTVKAEIALRGFAEGAAEGDTTQRQGIPVGFFTYPISQASDITAFRATTVPVGEDQEPMIEQTREIVHKFNAVYGETLVEPEILLPENAACMRLPGTDGKAKMSKSLNNCIYLSDTAEEVKKKVMGMYTDPDHLRVEDPGKVEGNTVFTYLDAFSRPEHFSKYLPEYASLDELKAHYRRGGLGDVKVKRLLIAILNEMLDPIRERRRHYETRIGEVYDILREGSAKARAAAAETLADVRAAMKINYFDDRELIDGQTEHFKLKTEN, encoded by the coding sequence ATGGCAAAAATCATCCTTACCGGCGACCGTCCCACGGGCCGGCTCCACCTGGGCCACTTCGTGGGTTCGCTCCGCCGCCGCGTCGAGCTGCAGAACTCGGGCGAGTTCGACGAAATATTCATTATGATCGCCGATGCGCAGGCGCTCACCGACAATGCCGACAACCCGGAAAAGGTGCGTCAGAATATCATCGAAGTGGCGCTGGACTACCTCTCGGTGGGTCTCGACCCCGCGAAATCGACGCTCTTCATCCAGTCGCAGGTGGCGGAACTGTGCGAACTGGCGTTCTACTACATGAACCTGGTCACCGTGCAGCGTTTGCAGCGCAACCCGACCGTGAAGGCCGAGATCGCCCTGCGCGGATTCGCCGAGGGCGCCGCCGAAGGCGACACGACCCAGCGTCAGGGCATTCCCGTCGGATTCTTCACCTACCCCATCAGCCAGGCGTCGGACATCACGGCCTTCAGGGCCACGACCGTGCCCGTGGGCGAGGACCAGGAGCCGATGATCGAGCAGACGCGCGAAATCGTCCACAAATTCAACGCGGTGTACGGCGAAACGCTCGTCGAGCCGGAAATCCTGCTGCCCGAGAACGCGGCCTGCATGCGCCTGCCGGGAACCGACGGCAAGGCCAAGATGTCCAAGTCGCTGAATAACTGCATCTACCTGTCGGACACGGCCGAGGAGGTCAAGAAGAAGGTGATGGGCATGTATACCGACCCCGACCACCTGCGCGTGGAGGACCCGGGCAAGGTCGAAGGCAACACGGTGTTCACCTACCTCGACGCTTTCAGCCGCCCCGAGCATTTTTCGAAATATTTGCCCGAATACGCTTCGCTCGACGAGCTGAAGGCCCACTACCGCCGGGGCGGGCTGGGCGACGTGAAGGTGAAACGCCTGCTGATCGCCATTCTCAACGAGATGCTCGACCCGATCCGCGAACGCCGCCGCCACTACGAGACGCGTATCGGCGAGGTGTACGACATTCTCCGCGAAGGCTCGGCCAAGGCCCGCGCAGCGGCCGCCGAAACCCTGGCGGATGTCCGTGCGGCCATGAAAATCAACTATTTCGACGACCGCGAGCTGATCGACGGCCAGACCGAGCATTTCAAGTTGAAAACGGAAAATTAA
- a CDS encoding chloride channel protein, producing MSFRADRIYLEFLRLTRRLSNQQIMMLLAVVVGVLAGLGAYLFEMLLHGIKSGLIRWFPVDSAHILFLIYPAVGIILATLFVKYIVRDNISEGVTRVLYAMSRRNSRIARHNCWTSIVGGATTIGFGGSVGPEAPIVLTGAAIGSNIGRLARLNYKHTTLLLCCGAGAALAAIFKAPITGVVFVLEILMLDITAGSVIPLLIASITATTMAFMLRGFDPILAVTLAPADAFELWQIPLFILLGVLCGLMAWYFTSMNSRVGGFFKSIDKQYKKWLWGGAILGILIFVFPPLYGEGYEGFTSLMHGNAQELFNNSLFYRFRDIDWVIILFVIATMFFKVIAMSTTNAAGGVGGTFAPSLFVGAFTGASLALVCNTLFGWEVSIVSFTLVGMAGVMSGVMNAPLTSIFLIAELSNGYGLFIPLMITACISFAVDYYLDPDSIYTKQLRQKGELLTHDKDQSVFVFLKLEELMETDFLRIKENMTLGDIVHIISTARRNIFPVIDNFGRLIGVVQLDDLREDMFKHEKYGHPISDYMIPPPDKIIEHEAILSVMEKFEDKHAWMLPVVDKQGRYLGFISKSRILNAYREQLVKIQQ from the coding sequence ATGTCCTTCCGCGCCGACCGCATCTACCTCGAGTTTCTCCGGCTGACCCGGAGACTCTCCAACCAGCAGATTATGATGCTGCTGGCCGTGGTGGTCGGTGTGCTCGCAGGGCTGGGAGCCTACCTGTTCGAAATGCTGCTGCACGGCATCAAGAGCGGGCTGATACGCTGGTTCCCGGTGGACAGCGCACATATCCTCTTCCTGATCTACCCCGCCGTGGGCATCATCCTGGCGACGCTGTTCGTCAAATACATCGTCCGCGACAACATCTCCGAAGGCGTGACGCGCGTCCTCTACGCCATGTCGCGCCGCAATTCGCGCATCGCCCGGCACAACTGCTGGACCTCGATCGTGGGCGGTGCGACGACCATCGGATTCGGCGGTTCGGTGGGACCCGAGGCCCCGATCGTGCTCACGGGAGCGGCCATCGGCTCGAACATCGGACGGCTGGCGCGCCTCAACTACAAACACACGACGCTGCTGCTGTGCTGCGGCGCGGGCGCCGCCCTCGCCGCGATCTTCAAAGCCCCGATCACGGGCGTGGTCTTCGTGCTGGAAATCCTGATGCTCGACATCACCGCCGGGTCGGTCATCCCGCTGCTGATCGCCTCGATCACCGCGACGACGATGGCCTTCATGCTGCGCGGCTTCGACCCGATTCTGGCCGTGACGCTGGCTCCCGCGGATGCCTTCGAGCTGTGGCAGATACCGCTGTTCATCCTGCTCGGCGTGCTGTGCGGGCTGATGGCGTGGTATTTCACGTCGATGAACTCGCGGGTCGGAGGTTTCTTCAAGAGCATCGACAAACAGTACAAGAAATGGCTGTGGGGCGGTGCGATTCTGGGTATCCTGATCTTCGTCTTCCCGCCGCTGTACGGCGAGGGTTACGAGGGATTCACCTCCCTGATGCACGGCAACGCGCAGGAGCTGTTCAACAACTCGCTCTTCTACCGCTTCCGCGACATCGACTGGGTGATCATCCTCTTCGTCATCGCCACGATGTTCTTCAAGGTCATCGCCATGTCGACGACCAACGCCGCGGGAGGCGTGGGCGGTACGTTCGCACCGTCGCTGTTCGTCGGAGCCTTCACGGGCGCCTCGCTGGCGCTGGTGTGCAACACGCTGTTCGGATGGGAGGTGTCGATCGTCTCGTTTACGCTGGTCGGCATGGCGGGCGTCATGTCGGGGGTGATGAACGCCCCGCTGACCTCGATCTTCCTGATCGCAGAACTCTCGAACGGCTACGGACTGTTCATCCCGCTGATGATCACCGCCTGCATCTCGTTCGCCGTGGACTACTACCTCGACCCCGACTCGATCTACACCAAGCAGCTGCGCCAGAAGGGCGAACTGCTGACCCACGACAAGGACCAGTCGGTGTTCGTCTTCCTGAAACTCGAAGAGCTGATGGAGACCGATTTCCTGCGCATCAAGGAGAACATGACCCTGGGCGACATCGTGCACATCATTTCGACGGCCCGCCGCAACATCTTCCCCGTGATCGACAACTTCGGCCGGCTGATCGGCGTGGTGCAGCTGGACGATCTGCGCGAGGACATGTTCAAACACGAGAAATACGGACACCCGATCTCGGACTACATGATTCCGCCGCCGGACAAGATCATCGAACACGAGGCGATTTTGAGCGTCATGGAGAAATTCGAGGACAAGCACGCCTGGATGCTGCCCGTCGTGGACAAGCAGGGCCGCTACCTGGGATTCATCTCCAAGTCGCGCATTCTGAACGCATACCGCGAACAACTCGTAAAAATACAGCAATGA
- a CDS encoding PAS domain-containing protein, with translation MTTENALPWAEEADCAVTVCDTEGVILYMNEKARATFAQHGDLIGRNLFDCHNERSRETIRRMLASGGTNAYTIEKQGVRKMIYQTAWRERGEIRGLVEISMELPDEMPHYIRK, from the coding sequence ATGACAACGGAAAATGCCCTTCCCTGGGCCGAAGAGGCCGACTGCGCCGTCACGGTGTGCGACACCGAAGGCGTGATCCTCTACATGAACGAAAAGGCGCGTGCGACCTTCGCCCAACACGGCGACCTGATCGGCCGGAACCTGTTCGACTGCCACAACGAACGGTCGCGCGAAACGATCCGCCGCATGCTCGCATCGGGAGGCACGAACGCCTACACCATCGAAAAGCAGGGCGTGCGCAAGATGATCTACCAGACGGCGTGGAGGGAGCGCGGCGAAATCCGCGGGCTGGTGGAAATCTCGATGGAGCTGCCGGACGAAATGCCGCACTACATAAGGAAATAA
- a CDS encoding SIS domain-containing protein translates to MTDTTKAQILEVARKAIHTEMLSLKRMEDTLGDEFATAVEMILGSRGKCIVTGMGKSGLVGRKIAATLASTGTPSFFLHPGEAFHGDLGMISKEDIVVALSYSGETDEILKIVPFIHSNGNKLVSMTGNPDSALAKNSDVHLDVGVKEEACILHLAPTSSTTAQIAMGDALAVSLMQMRGFTSVDFARLHPGGSLGRRLLMTVGNVMRDHDLPVVAPDCPAAEMIHAISKGGLGLIVICEGERIEGIVTDGDVRRAMERLRGEFFNIRASDIATRNPKTISPDEKLIEAEKMMTRNKVTSLLVTDAAGKLTGVIQIYDIKL, encoded by the coding sequence ATGACAGATACGACCAAGGCGCAGATTCTGGAGGTTGCCCGCAAGGCGATCCATACCGAAATGCTGTCGCTCAAACGCATGGAAGACACTCTCGGCGACGAGTTTGCCACGGCCGTGGAGATGATCCTCGGAAGCCGCGGCAAGTGTATCGTTACGGGTATGGGCAAGTCGGGCCTCGTGGGGCGCAAGATCGCCGCGACGCTCGCTTCGACCGGAACCCCGAGCTTCTTTCTCCACCCCGGCGAAGCCTTCCACGGCGACCTGGGCATGATTTCGAAGGAGGACATCGTGGTCGCGCTCTCCTATTCGGGCGAGACGGACGAAATCCTCAAGATCGTCCCCTTCATCCACTCCAACGGCAACAAGCTGGTTTCGATGACCGGAAACCCCGACTCGGCGCTGGCCAAGAACTCCGACGTGCACCTCGACGTGGGGGTGAAGGAGGAGGCTTGCATCCTGCACCTCGCGCCCACTTCGTCGACCACGGCGCAGATCGCCATGGGCGACGCGCTGGCCGTGTCGCTGATGCAGATGCGGGGTTTCACGAGTGTCGATTTCGCGCGCCTGCACCCGGGCGGAAGCCTCGGGCGGCGTCTGCTGATGACCGTAGGGAACGTCATGCGCGACCACGATCTGCCCGTCGTGGCGCCCGACTGCCCGGCTGCGGAGATGATCCACGCCATTTCGAAGGGCGGATTGGGGCTGATCGTGATCTGCGAGGGCGAGCGGATCGAGGGCATCGTCACCGACGGCGACGTGCGCCGCGCGATGGAGCGCCTGCGCGGGGAGTTCTTCAATATCAGGGCTTCCGACATCGCCACGCGCAATCCCAAGACCATCTCGCCGGACGAGAAACTGATCGAGGCCGAGAAGATGATGACCCGCAACAAGGTCACCTCGCTGCTCGTGACGGACGCCGCCGGCAAGCTGACCGGAGTGATCCAGATTTACGACATCAAGTTGTAG
- the kdsA gene encoding 3-deoxy-8-phosphooctulonate synthase, which yields MAIKFIAGPCVIESAELLDAVGERLAAINRTLGTEIIFKASFDKANRTSISSFRGPGLEKGLQMLSDVRAKWGLRLLTDIHESWQAAPVGEVVDVIQIPAFLCRQTDLVVAAARTGKTVNVKKAQFLSGADMRYPYEKAREAGAGEIWLTERGNSFGYNNLVVDFRNIPDMLKIAPTVVMDCTHSVQRPGAAGGKTGGNREFVPAMAHAAKAFGANGFFFEVHPDPDKGLSDAANMLRLDDLETLVKSLL from the coding sequence ATGGCAATAAAATTTATCGCAGGTCCGTGCGTCATCGAATCGGCCGAACTGCTGGACGCCGTGGGCGAAAGGCTTGCGGCCATCAACCGCACCCTCGGCACGGAAATCATCTTCAAGGCCTCGTTCGACAAGGCCAACCGCACCTCCATATCGTCGTTCCGCGGCCCGGGACTCGAAAAGGGATTGCAGATGCTTTCGGACGTGCGGGCGAAGTGGGGGCTGCGTCTGCTCACCGACATCCACGAATCGTGGCAGGCCGCACCCGTCGGCGAGGTCGTCGACGTGATCCAGATCCCGGCGTTCCTCTGCCGCCAGACCGATCTGGTGGTTGCCGCAGCCCGGACCGGCAAAACGGTGAATGTCAAGAAGGCCCAGTTCCTTTCGGGCGCGGACATGCGCTATCCCTACGAAAAGGCCCGCGAGGCGGGGGCCGGTGAAATCTGGCTCACCGAGCGCGGCAACTCGTTCGGCTACAACAACCTCGTCGTCGATTTCCGCAATATCCCCGACATGCTCAAAATCGCCCCTACGGTCGTGATGGACTGCACCCACTCGGTGCAGCGCCCCGGCGCGGCGGGCGGCAAGACGGGCGGCAACCGCGAATTTGTGCCCGCCATGGCGCATGCGGCCAAGGCGTTCGGGGCCAACGGTTTCTTTTTCGAAGTGCATCCCGATCCCGACAAGGGGTTGAGCGATGCGGCCAACATGCTGCGGCTCGACGATCTGGAGACCCTTGTGAAAAGCCTGCTGTAA
- the kdsB gene encoding 3-deoxy-manno-octulosonate cytidylyltransferase yields the protein MNFLAIIPARYASTRFPGKPLARLGGKPVIQRVYEQVAGVLDDAVVATDDERIRDAVRAFGGRVEMTSPDHRSGTDRCWEAYCKQGREYDVVVNVQGDEPFIRPSQLEAVKRCFDDPATDIATLVKPFTKADGLAALENPNSPKVVLDAQSRAIYFSRSVIPYLRGVPREEWLARHTFYKHIGLYAFRADVLRAVTALPQSPLELAESLEQLRWLENGYKIGVGISEVETIGIDTPEDLEKAERFLQLKIKNEE from the coding sequence ATGAATTTTTTGGCAATCATCCCCGCGCGCTACGCTTCGACGCGCTTTCCCGGGAAGCCGCTGGCGCGGCTGGGCGGCAAGCCCGTCATCCAGCGGGTCTACGAGCAGGTCGCCGGCGTGCTGGACGATGCCGTGGTGGCCACCGACGATGAGCGCATCCGCGACGCCGTGCGGGCCTTCGGGGGACGGGTCGAAATGACCTCCCCGGACCACCGGAGCGGCACCGACCGCTGTTGGGAGGCCTACTGCAAGCAGGGCCGCGAATACGACGTGGTGGTCAACGTGCAGGGCGACGAACCTTTTATCCGTCCCTCGCAGCTGGAGGCCGTGAAACGCTGTTTCGACGATCCCGCGACCGACATCGCCACGCTCGTGAAACCCTTCACCAAGGCCGACGGACTGGCGGCCCTCGAAAATCCCAACTCGCCCAAGGTGGTCCTCGACGCGCAGTCGCGGGCCATCTATTTTTCCCGCTCGGTGATTCCCTACCTGCGGGGCGTTCCGCGCGAAGAGTGGCTCGCGCGCCACACGTTCTACAAGCATATCGGGCTTTACGCCTTTCGCGCCGACGTGCTGCGGGCGGTGACGGCGTTGCCGCAGTCGCCGCTTGAGCTGGCCGAATCGCTTGAACAGCTGCGCTGGCTGGAGAATGGTTACAAGATCGGCGTGGGGATTTCGGAGGTCGAGACCATCGGCATCGACACGCCCGAAGACCTGGAGAAAGCGGAACGCTTCCTCCAATTAAAAATTAAAAATGAAGAATGA
- the lon gene encoding endopeptidase La — protein sequence MSKKDKIKTIEVDDVNLVPELLDGNHRVIPIVTGGDEPVEEVEVPEIIPILTLRSSVLFPGAITPITVGRDKSINLVRAVNAEGGILGAVLQRESDVEDPAPDDMYKVGTAARIIKILEMPNGNLTVILNGLEKVEITEYITTEPYFKARVTALHDSTPDVKSIEFEAFVDSIRDVALNIINVSPSMPKEAAFAIKNIDSKRGIINFICSNMELTDEDRQSLLEAPGLLARARKLLEILIREQQLAELKNQIQERVKQEIDKQQRDYYLQQQMRTIQDELGDGADADIEKMREEAKKKNWPAEVGETFEKELQKVERLNPAVAEYSVQMTYLQLLLELPWNDVTKDNLDLKCAREQLDHDHFGLDEVKERLLEHLAVIKLKGDLKSPILCLYGPPGVGKTSLGKSVAAALGRKFGRISLGGLHDESEIRGHRRTYIGAMPGRIIQTIKRCGSSNPVIILDEVDKVTVSNHGDPSSALLEVLDPEQNTTFHDNYLDMEYDLSKVLFIATANNVANIAPALRDRMEMINIAGYLLEEKVRIALDHLLPKQREAHGIKEQEMTMTPEVVENVIACYTREAGVRSLDKNLAKIARARAKQIAFDEAFAPEISMKDVEKILGMPKFLKEEYEVGGMTGVVTGLAWTEVGGDILYIESVLTPGKGKVSLTGNLGDVMKESATIAHEWTMAHYKELGIDPKLFETNDINIHVPEGAIPKDGPSAGITMVTSIVSSYTGRKVKERIAMTGETTLRGRVMPVGGVKEKILAAKRAGITELILSEENRKDIAEIKPEYIAGLTFHYVKTNEEVLQLALE from the coding sequence ATGAGCAAAAAAGATAAGATCAAAACCATCGAAGTAGACGACGTGAATCTCGTCCCCGAGCTGCTCGACGGCAATCACCGCGTGATCCCCATCGTGACCGGCGGCGACGAGCCTGTGGAGGAGGTCGAAGTGCCCGAAATCATACCCATTCTCACGCTGCGTTCGTCGGTGCTTTTCCCCGGCGCCATCACGCCCATCACGGTGGGCCGCGACAAGAGCATCAACCTCGTGCGCGCCGTGAATGCCGAAGGCGGCATCCTGGGCGCCGTGTTGCAGCGCGAAAGCGACGTCGAGGACCCCGCGCCGGACGACATGTACAAGGTCGGCACGGCCGCGCGGATCATCAAGATCCTCGAAATGCCCAACGGCAACCTCACGGTGATCCTGAACGGCCTGGAGAAGGTCGAGATCACGGAGTACATCACCACCGAGCCTTATTTCAAGGCCCGGGTGACGGCCCTGCACGATTCGACTCCCGATGTGAAGAGCATCGAGTTCGAGGCTTTCGTGGACTCGATCCGCGACGTGGCGCTGAACATCATCAACGTGTCGCCGTCGATGCCCAAGGAGGCGGCTTTCGCCATCAAGAACATCGACTCGAAGCGCGGCATCATCAACTTCATCTGCTCCAACATGGAGCTGACGGACGAAGACCGCCAGTCGCTGCTGGAGGCCCCCGGCCTGCTGGCCCGCGCCCGCAAGCTGCTCGAAATCCTGATCCGCGAGCAGCAGCTGGCCGAGCTGAAGAACCAGATTCAGGAGCGCGTCAAGCAGGAGATCGACAAGCAGCAGCGCGACTACTACCTCCAGCAGCAGATGCGTACGATCCAGGACGAACTGGGCGACGGCGCCGATGCCGACATCGAGAAGATGCGCGAGGAGGCCAAGAAGAAAAACTGGCCCGCGGAGGTGGGCGAAACCTTCGAGAAGGAGTTGCAGAAGGTCGAGCGGCTGAACCCCGCCGTGGCCGAATATTCGGTGCAGATGACCTACCTGCAGCTGCTGCTGGAACTGCCGTGGAACGACGTGACGAAGGACAACCTCGACCTCAAGTGCGCCCGCGAACAGCTCGATCACGACCATTTCGGTCTGGACGAGGTGAAGGAGCGGCTGCTGGAGCACCTGGCCGTCATCAAGCTCAAGGGCGACCTCAAATCGCCGATCCTCTGCCTCTACGGCCCTCCGGGCGTGGGTAAGACCTCGCTGGGCAAGTCGGTGGCCGCGGCGCTGGGCCGCAAGTTCGGCCGTATTTCGCTGGGCGGCCTGCACGACGAGTCGGAGATTCGCGGACACCGCCGCACCTACATCGGCGCCATGCCGGGCCGGATCATCCAGACCATCAAGCGGTGCGGCTCGTCGAACCCCGTCATCATCCTCGACGAGGTGGACAAGGTGACCGTTTCGAACCACGGCGACCCGTCGAGCGCCCTGCTGGAGGTGCTCGATCCGGAGCAGAACACCACGTTCCACGACAACTACCTCGACATGGAGTACGACCTGTCGAAGGTGCTGTTCATCGCCACGGCCAACAACGTGGCCAATATCGCTCCGGCGCTGCGCGACCGCATGGAGATGATCAACATCGCCGGTTACCTCCTGGAGGAGAAGGTGCGCATCGCGCTGGACCACCTGCTGCCCAAGCAGCGCGAGGCCCACGGCATCAAGGAGCAGGAGATGACGATGACCCCGGAGGTCGTCGAGAACGTCATCGCCTGCTATACGCGCGAAGCCGGCGTGCGTTCGCTGGACAAGAATCTGGCGAAGATCGCCCGCGCCCGCGCCAAACAGATCGCTTTCGACGAGGCTTTCGCGCCCGAGATTTCGATGAAGGACGTCGAGAAAATCCTCGGCATGCCCAAGTTCCTCAAGGAGGAGTACGAAGTGGGCGGCATGACGGGCGTCGTGACGGGCCTTGCGTGGACCGAGGTCGGCGGCGACATCCTCTACATCGAGTCGGTGCTGACGCCCGGCAAGGGCAAGGTGAGCCTCACGGGCAACCTGGGCGATGTGATGAAGGAGTCGGCGACGATCGCCCACGAGTGGACGATGGCCCACTACAAGGAGTTGGGCATCGACCCCAAGCTGTTCGAAACGAACGACATCAACATCCACGTTCCCGAGGGCGCGATCCCGAAGGACGGTCCTTCGGCCGGCATCACGATGGTCACTTCGATCGTGTCGAGCTATACGGGGCGCAAGGTGAAGGAGCGTATCGCCATGACGGGCGAGACCACGCTCCGCGGACGGGTGATGCCCGTGGGCGGCGTGAAGGAGAAGATCCTGGCCGCCAAACGCGCCGGCATCACCGAGCTGATCCTCTCGGAGGAGAACCGCAAGGACATCGCCGAGATCAAACCCGAATATATCGCGGGCCTCACGTTCCATTACGTGAAGACCAACGAGGAGGTGTTGCAGCTGGCTCTGGAATAG